A single region of the Marinobacter salinus genome encodes:
- a CDS encoding efflux RND transporter periplasmic adaptor subunit: protein MEDENDPALQKMAEEVNAVIRSERTRGRLSRGVWVAVGLTLLGALVWWLWPSEAEVRWQTQALDRADMVLTATATGNLQPKSEVSVGAEISGLIADVLVEENDEVLKGQVLALFDTEELEVGLQQAEAGLALARASLAEAEATLDEARTDELRTQSLVVRGTAPQADLDKAEATRKRAEARIAYSRATVDQAEAAVSQARTRLEKAVITSPIDGVVLQRSVEPGNTVAANFQTPVLFLLAEDLGQMELHVSMDEADVGLVKAGQPATFTVDAWPGREFEAAVTKVHLYATVENNVVTYTTELAVDNRDHLLQPGMTATATITTGVRQQALRVPNIAFRYTPPSAREEGGGLFSRPRGGSNGSASGSSNTVWVLNEGEPQRVLLRTGYTDGRYTEVLSDELKQGQEVVTGRIED from the coding sequence ATGGAAGATGAAAACGATCCTGCTCTGCAGAAAATGGCAGAAGAGGTGAACGCCGTGATTCGTTCCGAACGCACCCGTGGCCGGCTAAGCCGGGGGGTATGGGTTGCTGTTGGCCTGACCCTGTTAGGGGCGCTGGTGTGGTGGCTATGGCCTTCGGAGGCCGAGGTCCGATGGCAGACACAGGCCTTGGACCGCGCGGATATGGTGCTTACGGCCACAGCGACGGGCAACCTCCAGCCCAAAAGTGAAGTCTCAGTCGGTGCCGAAATTTCCGGGCTTATTGCAGATGTCCTGGTTGAAGAGAACGACGAAGTCCTGAAGGGGCAGGTTCTTGCATTGTTTGACACTGAGGAGCTTGAGGTTGGCCTGCAACAGGCGGAAGCCGGGTTGGCGCTGGCCAGGGCATCCCTGGCGGAAGCCGAAGCAACGTTGGACGAAGCCCGGACAGATGAGCTTCGGACTCAGTCGCTGGTTGTCAGGGGGACTGCGCCTCAGGCTGATCTTGACAAGGCGGAGGCCACCCGGAAGCGCGCCGAAGCGCGGATCGCCTATTCCCGGGCAACGGTGGACCAGGCAGAGGCGGCAGTGTCCCAGGCTCGCACACGCCTTGAAAAGGCGGTAATCACGTCGCCGATTGATGGTGTGGTTCTTCAGCGCAGTGTCGAACCGGGCAACACGGTAGCCGCAAACTTCCAGACCCCCGTGCTTTTTTTGCTGGCTGAAGACCTCGGGCAAATGGAATTGCATGTTTCCATGGATGAGGCCGACGTGGGTTTGGTCAAGGCAGGACAGCCGGCTACCTTTACCGTGGATGCTTGGCCAGGAAGAGAGTTTGAGGCTGCGGTGACCAAAGTGCACCTCTACGCGACTGTTGAGAACAACGTGGTTACCTATACCACTGAGTTGGCGGTCGATAACCGGGATCATCTCCTGCAGCCTGGCATGACAGCAACGGCTACAATTACCACTGGTGTGCGGCAACAGGCGTTACGGGTACCCAATATTGCCTTTCGTTATACGCCTCCTTCTGCGAGAGAGGAGGGGGGCGGGTTGTTCAGTCGTCCTCGCGGCGGCAGTAACGGGAGTGCTTCGGGCTCGTCCAACACAGTGTGGGTACTGAATGAGGGCGAGCCCCAAAGAGTGTTGTTGCGCACGGGATACACCGATGGTCGCTACACAGAAGTGTTGAGTGATGAACTCAAGCAGGGTCAGGAAGTGGTGACCGGAAGGATCGAGGATTGA
- a CDS encoding ABC transporter ATP-binding protein, whose product MTIGCESENIENPRGRGRPAIIQMNRIFRIYGSGSAEVRALNGVDLAIRDGEFVAVMGPSGSGKSTCMNLMGCLDVPSSGEYLFRGVNVGQLDRDELALLRRHFMGFIFQSFNLLPRVGALANVELPLIYEGMKRARRRALALEALSVVGLADRASATPAQLSGGQQQRVAIARALVTRPPVLLADEPTGNLDTVMANDVMAQLVKIRAERGITIIMVTHEPEIARYADRVLYFKDGSLVKDGTPQEVLG is encoded by the coding sequence ATGACAATCGGCTGTGAGTCTGAAAATATCGAGAATCCGCGGGGGCGGGGGCGCCCGGCGATTATCCAGATGAACCGTATATTCAGGATTTACGGTTCGGGGTCCGCCGAAGTCAGGGCGTTAAATGGTGTCGATCTGGCCATACGCGATGGTGAGTTTGTGGCTGTTATGGGCCCCAGTGGCTCGGGAAAGTCCACCTGCATGAACCTTATGGGCTGTCTTGATGTTCCCTCATCCGGGGAGTACCTGTTTCGCGGCGTTAATGTGGGCCAGCTCGACAGGGACGAGCTGGCACTGCTCCGCCGCCACTTCATGGGCTTTATTTTCCAGAGCTTCAATCTGCTGCCTCGGGTCGGTGCGTTGGCGAATGTTGAGCTGCCTTTGATTTACGAGGGCATGAAGCGCGCCAGGCGCCGCGCGCTCGCGCTCGAAGCTCTGAGCGTCGTGGGGCTGGCTGATCGCGCATCGGCGACACCGGCTCAGCTGTCCGGAGGTCAGCAGCAACGCGTCGCGATTGCCAGGGCCTTGGTGACCCGGCCACCGGTATTACTGGCGGATGAACCAACCGGCAATCTGGATACCGTTATGGCCAACGACGTCATGGCTCAGTTGGTCAAAATCCGCGCAGAGCGGGGCATCACGATCATTATGGTGACCCATGAGCCGGAGATAGCCCGATATGCAGATCGGGTGCTTTACTTCAAGGATGGCAGTCTGGTGAAGGACGGTACACCGCAGGAGGTTCTGGGGTGA
- a CDS encoding sulfite exporter TauE/SafE family protein, with translation MTVPEVLALLSIGGIAGFINVLSAGGSMLTLPLLMFLGLPPQVANGTNRVAITLQSVTAVSSFHRMGHGNLMVSLHLAIPAVFGSLLGAWVATQVPDAVFRFVLVAAMIGASVFMLLPQPRLDTRPLTTDRLGPAIYVAMFIIGVYGGFIQVGVGVLFIVVLYHMLKIDLRQVNVLKVSIVLLFTFAALLVFAFSGHVRWGVGLTLAAGNITGAFIAARVNMSAQGAQWVKWITLVMVAAILIRLVLY, from the coding sequence ATGACAGTTCCCGAGGTCCTGGCACTGTTGTCGATTGGCGGTATCGCCGGATTTATCAACGTCCTTTCCGCCGGCGGCTCCATGCTCACGCTGCCCTTACTGATGTTCCTCGGCCTGCCGCCGCAAGTAGCCAATGGCACAAACCGGGTTGCTATCACACTGCAGAGCGTGACGGCGGTCAGCAGCTTCCATCGTATGGGCCATGGTAATCTTATGGTCAGCCTGCATCTCGCGATCCCGGCGGTTTTTGGTTCCCTGCTGGGGGCATGGGTAGCAACCCAGGTGCCGGATGCGGTGTTCCGGTTTGTGCTCGTGGCAGCCATGATCGGCGCCTCCGTATTTATGCTGTTGCCCCAGCCGAGGCTGGATACCAGGCCATTAACGACGGATCGTCTCGGGCCCGCCATCTATGTGGCGATGTTCATCATTGGCGTGTATGGCGGTTTCATTCAGGTGGGCGTGGGCGTGCTCTTCATTGTGGTTCTGTACCACATGCTGAAAATCGATTTACGCCAGGTGAACGTCCTCAAGGTTTCCATTGTCCTGCTATTCACCTTTGCTGCGCTTCTCGTTTTTGCGTTCAGCGGCCATGTACGCTGGGGCGTAGGGTTGACCCTGGCAGCCGGGAACATCACCGGAGCCTTTATTGCGGCGCGGGTGAACATGAGCGCACAGGGTGCTCAATGGGTGAAGTGGATTACGCTGGTGATGGTAGCTGCAATTCTGATAAGGCTTGTGCTCTATTAG
- a CDS encoding PQQ-dependent sugar dehydrogenase, producing the protein MTDGRRRKRIAAGFVVAVITGVILGSVVQTQFNLLALQELGVSIGIGVRLSATFQDLLHFAPLYAVMFGVSFLFSVLVAAALLRLLRLGVRAPFYALAAAVGLWVTFTSVNALAPMPTLIAATRTPDGLIAMLFTAALSGWLFAWLTASNRRSVGGYAMGPALVLLLSAGVIWPVAQARAESPGSYQVKVLAEGLEHPWSLAFLPDGGALVTERSGRLRLMSPEGRLEPQAIQGVPTVFSSGQAGLFDVMLSPQFAADSLVFLSYACGSATANHLCVARGKLNERELVGVTEIFRAQPAKRGNAHYGGRMAFLPDGSLVITLGDGFDYREQAQVLSNHLGSIVRLRPDGSVPQTNPFLDREEARPEIFSYGHRNVQGLIYDPVEDLLIAHEHGPRGGDEINIIEPGKNYGWPVITFGRDYTGALVSPFTESEGMEQPVLQWTPSIAPSGMTRYRGNLFPEWQGNLLVGALADRSVHRIELDGGQARDIETLFADLDERIRDVVTGPDGALYLLTDNLAGRILRVSPKP; encoded by the coding sequence ATGACCGACGGGCGCCGAAGGAAACGCATAGCCGCAGGCTTTGTTGTGGCCGTTATAACAGGTGTGATTCTGGGCAGCGTGGTGCAGACCCAGTTTAACCTGCTTGCGTTGCAAGAGCTTGGTGTGAGTATCGGCATTGGCGTCCGGTTGTCTGCGACATTTCAGGACCTGCTTCATTTTGCGCCACTTTATGCGGTGATGTTTGGCGTCAGTTTCCTTTTTTCCGTGTTGGTCGCGGCGGCGCTGCTCCGATTGCTGAGGCTGGGGGTGAGGGCACCTTTCTATGCGCTCGCAGCAGCGGTGGGTTTGTGGGTGACATTCACGTCCGTTAATGCGTTGGCGCCCATGCCTACACTGATTGCCGCAACTCGCACCCCGGATGGATTGATCGCCATGTTGTTTACCGCAGCACTTTCAGGCTGGCTGTTTGCCTGGCTGACCGCGAGCAACAGGCGTTCAGTGGGAGGCTATGCCATGGGTCCGGCGCTTGTTCTCCTTTTGAGCGCCGGGGTGATCTGGCCCGTTGCTCAAGCCCGGGCTGAGTCGCCGGGGAGCTATCAGGTAAAGGTGCTTGCCGAGGGACTTGAGCACCCCTGGTCCCTGGCCTTTCTGCCTGATGGTGGCGCTCTGGTTACCGAGCGCTCCGGGCGTTTACGCCTCATGTCGCCGGAAGGTCGCCTTGAACCTCAGGCTATACAGGGGGTGCCGACGGTTTTCAGTTCGGGGCAGGCAGGTTTATTTGACGTAATGCTTTCCCCGCAGTTTGCCGCTGATTCCCTGGTCTTTCTTTCCTATGCTTGCGGATCGGCTACAGCCAATCATCTGTGCGTGGCGCGTGGCAAATTGAATGAACGGGAACTCGTTGGTGTGACCGAGATTTTCAGGGCCCAACCTGCCAAGCGGGGCAATGCACACTATGGTGGGCGAATGGCATTTCTTCCGGATGGGTCACTGGTGATCACTCTGGGGGACGGTTTTGATTACCGGGAACAGGCTCAGGTCCTTTCCAATCATCTCGGCAGCATTGTGCGTCTCCGGCCTGATGGTTCGGTGCCACAAACCAACCCATTCCTTGATCGGGAGGAAGCCCGCCCGGAAATCTTCAGTTATGGGCATCGTAATGTGCAAGGCCTGATATACGATCCTGTCGAGGATCTGCTGATTGCCCATGAGCATGGTCCCCGGGGAGGTGATGAGATCAATATTATTGAGCCGGGTAAAAACTACGGGTGGCCGGTTATTACCTTCGGGCGGGATTACACTGGCGCCTTGGTATCGCCATTTACTGAGAGCGAGGGGATGGAACAACCTGTATTGCAATGGACACCGTCCATTGCACCTTCCGGAATGACCCGTTACCGGGGCAATCTGTTTCCCGAGTGGCAGGGAAACCTGCTGGTGGGGGCGCTGGCGGATCGAAGTGTGCACCGAATTGAACTTGATGGCGGGCAGGCCCGAGACATCGAAACCCTGTTTGCTGACCTGGATGAGCGGATCCGGGATGTGGTTACAGGCCCGGATGGTGCTCTCTATCTGTTGACGGATAATCTGGCTGGGCGAATTCTGAGAGTGTCGCCCAAGCCCTGA
- a CDS encoding tRNA-(ms[2]io[6]A)-hydroxylase, protein MIEALQEIHDFLPCRTPQQWIDNALANQDLMLIDHAHCEKKAASTALSLMYRYVDNNNLLNKMSRLAREELRHFEQVLAIMNQRGVEYGHLTPARYAAGLRREVRLEDPGRLIDVLIVGAIIEARSCERFAALAPFLDDKLADFYSSLLKSEARHYQDYLKLAEQANGGSVDERVQQFLDIEQCLILEPDTEFRFHSGPVQ, encoded by the coding sequence ATGATCGAAGCCCTCCAAGAGATTCACGACTTCCTGCCTTGTCGTACCCCACAGCAATGGATTGACAACGCCCTGGCCAATCAGGACCTGATGCTTATCGACCATGCCCATTGCGAGAAAAAGGCGGCGTCAACGGCACTGAGTCTGATGTACCGCTATGTGGACAACAACAACCTGCTGAACAAAATGTCCCGTCTGGCTCGTGAAGAGTTGCGCCATTTCGAGCAGGTTCTGGCGATCATGAACCAGCGCGGCGTGGAATATGGCCACCTGACGCCCGCGCGTTATGCCGCAGGTTTGAGGCGGGAAGTGCGTCTTGAGGATCCGGGTCGTTTGATTGATGTGCTCATTGTCGGAGCTATTATCGAGGCCCGTTCCTGCGAACGGTTTGCGGCTCTGGCTCCGTTCCTGGATGACAAGCTGGCAGACTTCTACAGCAGCCTGCTGAAATCCGAGGCCCGCCATTATCAGGATTACCTGAAACTGGCCGAGCAGGCGAATGGAGGCTCCGTCGACGAACGGGTTCAGCAGTTCCTCGACATTGAGCAGTGTTTGATTCTGGAACCCGATACTGAATTCCGCTTTCACAGCGGCCCCGTCCAATAA
- a CDS encoding LysR substrate-binding domain-containing protein yields the protein MKYSFRQLEVFLAAAHFQNITRAADSLAMSQSAASSALKELENQFDIQLFDRVGKRLQLNELGRLYRPKVEAVLAQANELEQALSEHTEVGALKVGATLTIGNYLAVGVMAQYMNTPTHPRVSLEVANTSTIARRVKDFELDIGLIEGELQSSELEVLPWRGDELVVFCSPTHPLARKKSLTDEDLRAATWVMREQGSGTRQSFERGMHGLLPDLNVLLELEHTEAIKRAVEADLGIGCLSEVVLADAFKRGSLVPLSVPEYRHFDRQFYFILHKQKYRSAGIDAWMQLCRQL from the coding sequence ATGAAATACAGTTTTCGCCAGCTTGAAGTTTTTCTCGCCGCAGCACATTTCCAGAACATTACTCGCGCGGCAGATTCACTTGCGATGTCCCAGTCGGCTGCCAGCAGCGCCCTGAAAGAGCTGGAAAACCAGTTTGATATCCAACTGTTCGACCGCGTGGGCAAGCGCCTTCAGCTTAACGAGCTCGGCAGGCTTTACCGGCCGAAGGTCGAGGCCGTTCTGGCTCAAGCCAACGAACTGGAACAGGCGCTGAGCGAACACACAGAAGTTGGTGCGTTAAAGGTCGGAGCCACGCTCACCATTGGGAACTATTTGGCTGTGGGCGTTATGGCCCAATACATGAATACCCCTACTCATCCGCGAGTATCTCTTGAAGTTGCCAATACGAGCACGATTGCGCGCCGGGTCAAAGATTTCGAACTCGACATCGGACTGATTGAGGGCGAACTGCAGTCCTCCGAACTGGAGGTACTGCCATGGAGAGGCGATGAACTGGTTGTCTTCTGCTCCCCTACCCATCCACTGGCCCGGAAAAAGTCATTGACCGATGAGGACCTGCGCGCAGCAACCTGGGTCATGCGGGAGCAGGGCTCCGGCACCCGGCAAAGCTTTGAGCGAGGTATGCACGGGCTGCTGCCGGATCTCAATGTACTGCTTGAGCTTGAACATACCGAAGCGATCAAACGGGCAGTGGAAGCCGACCTCGGCATCGGCTGCCTGTCTGAAGTGGTACTGGCCGATGCGTTCAAACGAGGAAGCCTTGTCCCTCTGTCTGTCCCGGAATACCGGCATTTCGACCGGCAGTTCTATTTTATCCTGCACAAGCAGAAATATCGCAGCGCGGGCATTGATGCCTGGATGCAGCTTTGCCGGCAGCTATAG
- a CDS encoding OmpW/AlkL family protein has product MKKRSLGSSLQCKVLIAAMGVGAISQPVMAGAGDLVVRAGISAMDTDSGSDSFSSISRSGVQLDDAVTLSASAAYYLSDYSAIELTSSFPYQHDLEGNSRLKALGLGTLAEVKEIPTSLTINFYLNDYSAVTPYVGAGVAYTRFYDEDMKVTGLAVDFEDSVDLTAVAGVEMAFPSNLMVSFDLRYIDLNPTADFDGAVDEDIELDVDPVIFTLSAGYRF; this is encoded by the coding sequence ATGAAGAAGAGATCGTTGGGCAGCAGCCTGCAGTGCAAGGTTTTAATCGCAGCTATGGGTGTGGGGGCTATCAGTCAGCCGGTAATGGCCGGGGCCGGGGATCTAGTCGTTCGCGCCGGTATCAGCGCAATGGATACGGATTCTGGCAGTGACAGCTTCAGTTCCATTTCCAGAAGTGGCGTCCAGTTGGATGATGCTGTCACTTTGAGTGCATCCGCCGCTTACTATCTAAGTGACTATTCGGCCATAGAACTGACAAGTTCTTTCCCATATCAGCATGACCTGGAGGGCAACAGCCGATTGAAAGCCCTTGGCCTGGGTACGCTTGCCGAGGTTAAGGAAATTCCCACGTCACTGACGATCAACTTTTACCTGAATGATTACTCCGCGGTGACTCCCTACGTTGGTGCTGGTGTGGCTTACACCCGGTTCTATGATGAAGACATGAAGGTAACCGGGCTCGCGGTGGATTTTGAGGATTCAGTGGACCTCACCGCGGTTGCCGGTGTTGAAATGGCGTTTCCGAGCAATCTGATGGTGAGTTTTGATCTGCGTTACATCGACCTGAACCCCACTGCGGATTTCGACGGTGCGGTCGATGAAGATATCGAACTGGACGTTGATCCGGTGATATTTACACTCAGTGCGGGCTACAGGTTCTGA
- a CDS encoding acyl-CoA thioesterase → MFELEIEPRFSDTDALGHISNTTLPVWFEQGRTPIFQIFHPSLDVNTWPLIIARLEIDLMAQSYWQMPVTVRTGVGKIGNSSFHVIQEAWQNGKQIARGVAVLIHFDYDTEKALPIPDDIRAKLTEHLVS, encoded by the coding sequence ATGTTTGAGCTTGAAATTGAACCCCGCTTCAGTGATACCGATGCACTCGGTCACATCAGCAACACTACACTGCCCGTATGGTTTGAACAGGGGCGCACACCCATTTTCCAGATTTTCCACCCTAGTCTTGATGTGAACACCTGGCCACTGATCATTGCCCGGCTGGAGATTGATCTCATGGCCCAGAGTTACTGGCAGATGCCGGTTACCGTTCGGACCGGTGTCGGTAAGATTGGGAATTCGTCATTTCACGTTATTCAGGAAGCCTGGCAAAACGGAAAACAGATTGCCCGTGGTGTTGCTGTATTGATTCATTTCGATTATGACACTGAGAAGGCTTTGCCCATTCCGGATGACATTCGGGCCAAGCTCACTGAACACCTGGTTTCGTGA
- a CDS encoding ferredoxin--NADP reductase, with amino-acid sequence MSNLIKETVTSVHHWNDTLFSFKTSRDPGFRFKNGHFVMIGLETEGKPLMRAYSIASANYEEELEFFSIKVQDGPLTSRLQRIQVGDEILVSRKPTGTLILDNLLPGKNLWLISTGTGLAPFMSIIKDPEVYEAFDRVILTHGVRYVSELAYQQEIEDLPENEFFGEMVKGKLEYYPTVTREEFRNQGRLTDAMESGKITKDLGLPDFDLENDRFMICGSPSMLKDTCAILNNMGFKEARGGDMGHFVIERAFVEQ; translated from the coding sequence ATGAGCAACCTGATTAAAGAAACGGTCACCAGCGTCCATCACTGGAACGATACCCTGTTCAGCTTCAAGACAAGTCGGGATCCGGGATTCCGTTTTAAAAACGGTCATTTTGTGATGATTGGTCTCGAGACCGAGGGTAAGCCCCTGATGCGCGCCTATAGCATCGCCAGCGCCAACTACGAAGAAGAGCTTGAGTTCTTCTCTATCAAGGTTCAGGACGGGCCTCTGACTTCACGGCTTCAGAGAATCCAGGTTGGCGACGAAATACTTGTCAGCCGAAAGCCGACGGGAACGCTTATTCTTGATAACCTGCTGCCCGGCAAGAACCTTTGGCTGATTAGCACCGGTACTGGCCTGGCGCCGTTTATGAGTATCATCAAGGATCCGGAAGTATACGAGGCCTTTGATAGAGTCATCCTGACTCATGGCGTGCGATATGTGTCTGAACTTGCGTACCAGCAGGAAATTGAAGACCTGCCAGAGAATGAGTTCTTCGGTGAGATGGTTAAAGGCAAGCTGGAATACTATCCGACGGTGACCCGCGAAGAATTTCGTAATCAGGGCCGCCTGACGGATGCGATGGAAAGTGGCAAGATCACCAAAGATCTCGGCTTGCCGGATTTCGATCTCGAAAATGACCGTTTCATGATTTGCGGCAGCCCGAGCATGCTCAAGGATACCTGCGCTATTCTCAATAACATGGGTTTCAAAGAAGCCCGGGGTGGCGACATGGGTCACTTTGTCATTGAGCGAGCTTTTGTCGAGCAGTGA
- the acnB gene encoding bifunctional aconitate hydratase 2/2-methylisocitrate dehydratase yields MLEAYREHVAEREALGIPPKPLNAEQTAALVELLKNPPAGEEETLVYLLENRIPPGVDEAAYVKAAFLTAIVKGEASSPLLTKQKAVELLGMMQGGYNIATLVDLLDDAELAELAGEKLKRTLLMFDAFNDVKEKMDAGNAVAKAVVESWANAEWFTNKKKVPESTKMVVFKVTGETNTDDLSPAPDAWSRPDIPLHARAAYKMERDGLKPEEPGVTGPMSQIDEIKSKGLPVAFVGDVVGTGSSRKSATNSVLWFFGDDVPGVPNKRAGGVCIGNKVAPIFFNTMEDAGALVFEAPVDDLNMGDVIDIRPYEGKILNEAGETISEFGFKSDVILDEVQAGGRIPLIIGRGLTAKARAALGLGATDIFRLPKDPEAGTKGFTLGQKMVGKACGLEEGQGVRPGTYCEPHMTTVGSQDTTGPMTRDELKDLACLGFQADLVMQSFCHTAAYPKPVDVEMQHTMPDFIQTRGGVALRPGDGIIHSWLNRMLLPDTVGTGGDSHTRFPMGISFPAGSGLVAFAAATGVMPLDMPESVLVRFKGEMQPGITLRDLVHAIPLYGIKQGLLTVEKKGKINEFSGRILEIEGLEHLTVEQAFELSDASAERSAAGCTINLSEESVAEYLRSNITMLRWMIAEGYGDPRTLERRAKQMEEWIADPKLMRADKDAEYAHVVEIDLAEIKEPIVCCPNDPDDARTLSEVAGDKVDEVFIGSCMTNIGHFRAAGKLLAQNKEPLKTRLWMSPPTKMDQAQLMEEGYFNIYGTAGVRTEMPGCSLCMGNQARVAAKSTVLSTSTRNFPNRLGDGANVYLTSAELAAVGAVLGKLPSAEEYMEYAKDLNSMSKEIYKYLNFDQMENYTKKASEANVA; encoded by the coding sequence GTGTTAGAAGCCTATCGTGAACACGTAGCCGAACGTGAAGCTCTGGGTATTCCTCCCAAGCCTCTGAACGCCGAGCAGACTGCGGCTCTGGTTGAGCTGCTCAAGAACCCGCCTGCTGGCGAAGAAGAAACTCTCGTTTATCTTCTGGAAAACCGTATTCCGCCGGGTGTGGACGAAGCCGCCTACGTCAAGGCCGCTTTCCTGACTGCGATCGTAAAGGGTGAAGCCAGTTCTCCCCTGCTGACCAAGCAGAAAGCGGTTGAGTTGCTGGGCATGATGCAGGGCGGTTACAACATCGCCACCCTGGTAGACCTCCTGGACGATGCTGAGCTGGCAGAACTGGCCGGTGAAAAGCTCAAGCGTACTCTGCTGATGTTCGATGCCTTCAACGACGTGAAGGAAAAGATGGACGCTGGCAACGCCGTTGCCAAGGCCGTTGTTGAGTCCTGGGCCAACGCAGAATGGTTCACCAACAAGAAAAAAGTTCCGGAAAGCACCAAAATGGTGGTGTTCAAGGTTACTGGCGAAACCAACACTGACGACCTGTCTCCCGCTCCCGATGCCTGGTCCCGTCCGGACATCCCGCTGCACGCCCGCGCTGCCTATAAAATGGAACGCGACGGCCTGAAGCCGGAAGAGCCCGGTGTCACTGGCCCGATGAGCCAGATCGACGAAATCAAATCCAAGGGCCTGCCCGTTGCCTTCGTTGGTGACGTGGTCGGTACCGGCTCCTCACGTAAGTCGGCCACCAACTCCGTACTGTGGTTCTTCGGTGACGACGTTCCGGGCGTACCGAACAAGCGTGCCGGCGGCGTGTGCATCGGTAACAAGGTTGCTCCGATCTTCTTCAACACCATGGAAGACGCTGGCGCCCTGGTATTCGAAGCACCGGTTGACGATCTGAACATGGGCGACGTGATCGACATCCGCCCGTACGAAGGCAAGATCCTGAACGAAGCTGGTGAAACCATCTCCGAGTTCGGCTTCAAGTCCGACGTGATTCTGGACGAAGTTCAGGCCGGCGGCCGAATCCCGCTGATCATCGGCCGTGGTCTGACCGCCAAAGCCCGTGCCGCACTGGGCCTCGGCGCCACCGACATCTTCCGTCTGCCGAAAGACCCGGAAGCCGGAACCAAGGGCTTCACCCTGGGCCAGAAGATGGTCGGCAAGGCTTGTGGCCTGGAAGAAGGCCAAGGCGTTCGCCCTGGCACCTACTGCGAGCCGCACATGACCACCGTGGGTTCCCAGGACACAACCGGCCCGATGACCCGTGACGAGCTGAAAGACCTGGCATGTCTGGGCTTCCAGGCAGACTTGGTCATGCAGTCGTTCTGCCACACCGCGGCCTACCCGAAACCGGTCGACGTGGAAATGCAGCACACCATGCCAGACTTCATCCAGACCCGTGGCGGTGTCGCCCTGCGTCCGGGTGACGGCATCATCCACTCCTGGCTGAACCGCATGCTGCTGCCGGACACGGTCGGTACTGGTGGCGATTCTCACACCCGTTTCCCGATGGGCATCTCCTTCCCGGCCGGTTCTGGCCTGGTTGCCTTTGCCGCAGCCACTGGCGTTATGCCGCTGGACATGCCTGAATCCGTCCTGGTGCGTTTCAAGGGCGAAATGCAGCCCGGTATCACCCTGCGTGACTTGGTCCATGCCATCCCCCTTTACGGCATCAAGCAGGGCCTGCTAACCGTTGAGAAGAAAGGCAAGATCAACGAATTCTCTGGCCGCATCCTGGAAATCGAAGGCCTTGAGCACCTGACCGTTGAGCAGGCGTTCGAGCTGTCCGACGCTTCCGCTGAGCGTTCCGCTGCCGGTTGTACCATCAACCTGTCAGAAGAGTCCGTTGCCGAGTACCTGCGCTCCAACATCACCATGCTGCGCTGGATGATTGCCGAAGGTTACGGCGATCCGCGTACCCTCGAGCGTCGCGCCAAGCAGATGGAAGAGTGGATTGCTGATCCGAAGCTGATGCGTGCCGACAAGGATGCCGAGTACGCCCACGTGGTGGAAATCGACCTGGCCGAAATCAAGGAGCCGATCGTGTGCTGCCCGAACGACCCGGATGATGCCCGTACACTGTCAGAAGTGGCCGGCGACAAGGTGGACGAAGTCTTCATCGGCTCTTGCATGACCAACATTGGTCACTTCCGAGCTGCTGGCAAGCTGCTGGCGCAGAACAAAGAGCCCCTGAAAACCCGCCTGTGGATGTCTCCGCCCACCAAGATGGACCAGGCCCAGCTGATGGAAGAGGGCTACTTCAACATCTACGGCACGGCTGGTGTCCGCACCGAAATGCCAGGCTGCTCCCTGTGCATGGGCAACCAGGCGCGGGTGGCCGCCAAGAGCACCGTGCTGTCCACCTCCACCCGTAACTTCCCCAACCGCCTGGGTGACGGTGCCAACGTGTACCTGACCTCCGCGGAACTGGCGGCGGTTGGTGCGGTGCTTGGCAAACTCCCCTCCGCCGAGGAATACATGGAGTACGCCAAGGACCTGAACAGCATGTCGAAAGAGATCTACAAGTATCTCAACTTCGACCAGATGGAGAACTACACCAAGAAGGCCTCTGAAGCGAACGTTGCGTAA